From Novipirellula artificiosorum, the proteins below share one genomic window:
- the gluQRS gene encoding tRNA glutamyl-Q(34) synthetase GluQRS translates to MGCGRLAPSPTGAQHLGNARTYLLAYWAARNEGQRLLLRVEDIDSPRVKPWAIQQAIDDLRWLGIEWDEGPDMGGPHAPYLQTERRDRYEIAVQTLVEANQIYPCTCTRRDIADAGSAPHFEHEGPLYPGTCAAWSVGDPLPDPGTYCWRFRVRDEVVAFDDQVCGFQQCNPAQHLGDFPITQKSGNISYHLAVVLDDGEMGITQVVRGDDLLPSTFRHLELANALRIEKPAYAHVPLVLGPDGRRLAKRHGDTRLSHLREQGVSPERIVGWAAASAGLTDHDTPIPAKAMIQQFCWQRLNRFAVVVAESDLQ, encoded by the coding sequence ATGGGCTGCGGACGTTTAGCCCCCTCACCGACCGGAGCCCAACACCTCGGCAATGCTCGAACCTATCTGCTTGCCTATTGGGCGGCTCGAAACGAAGGGCAGCGCTTGCTGTTGCGGGTCGAAGACATCGATTCGCCGCGCGTGAAGCCCTGGGCCATACAACAGGCGATCGATGACCTTCGCTGGCTAGGAATCGAATGGGACGAGGGCCCTGACATGGGTGGCCCCCACGCGCCTTACCTACAAACCGAGCGACGTGACCGCTACGAAATTGCCGTCCAAACGCTCGTCGAAGCGAACCAGATTTATCCGTGTACGTGTACGCGCCGTGACATCGCCGATGCGGGATCGGCGCCCCACTTTGAGCACGAGGGCCCTCTCTATCCTGGAACCTGCGCCGCGTGGAGCGTTGGTGATCCACTTCCCGATCCAGGAACCTATTGCTGGCGGTTTCGTGTCCGTGACGAGGTCGTCGCGTTCGATGATCAGGTGTGTGGATTTCAGCAATGCAACCCGGCCCAGCATCTGGGTGATTTCCCAATCACTCAAAAAAGCGGAAACATCTCTTACCACTTGGCCGTCGTGCTTGATGACGGTGAAATGGGCATCACCCAAGTGGTTCGTGGTGATGATCTCTTGCCAAGTACGTTTCGGCATCTCGAACTCGCCAATGCGTTGCGAATAGAAAAACCGGCTTACGCCCACGTCCCGCTGGTTCTTGGGCCCGACGGCCGACGCTTGGCAAAGCGACATGGCGACACGCGTTTGAGCCATTTGCGTGAACAAGGGGTGTCACCCGAGCGGATCGTCGGCTGGGCCGCGGCGAGTGCAGGGCTTACCGATCACGACACACCGATCCCCGCCAAAGCGATGATTCAGCAGTTCTGTTGGCAGAGATTGAACCGATTCGCGGTCGTTGTGGCCGAATCGGATTTGCAGTAG
- a CDS encoding RluA family pseudouridine synthase: MKRLLIDPLPGRLPYENRRTIRVKAKFAGMRFIDFLCQYHPPTPRQSWLRWIDDGDIQFKSSAVEAARVVHAGDHYVHVMRQVTEPDVNASIGILHQDGSMVVVDKPAPLPIHPCGRFNRNSLLSMLQPFYPGEKLRLAHRLDANTTGVVLFCRTREAARFVQPQFERREVGKLYLTRVVGHVPWETFCCERPIANASEHLGHDTAGARFASQGGLPARTEFHVVGRLADQTTLLHAVPVTGRTNQIRVHLWSLGFPVLGDLLYRPGGVLGNQQTHSLLDPPLCLHAHRLSLTDPNLGQPVQFESPKPDWWQEPRRSHATTARDYCKSDSATTTANRFNLCQQNC, from the coding sequence ATGAAACGTTTGCTTATCGATCCCTTGCCGGGCCGGCTGCCCTATGAAAACCGGCGGACGATCCGGGTGAAGGCAAAGTTCGCGGGGATGCGTTTTATCGATTTCCTGTGCCAGTACCATCCGCCGACGCCGCGACAATCTTGGTTGAGGTGGATCGACGACGGTGACATTCAGTTCAAGTCATCGGCGGTGGAAGCTGCTCGGGTTGTTCACGCTGGCGATCACTACGTCCATGTGATGCGACAAGTCACGGAACCCGATGTCAATGCATCGATCGGCATTCTCCATCAGGACGGATCCATGGTTGTGGTCGATAAGCCGGCACCGCTTCCGATTCATCCCTGTGGGCGGTTCAACCGAAACTCGCTGCTTTCGATGTTGCAGCCATTCTATCCAGGCGAAAAGCTTCGTCTGGCCCATCGGCTTGACGCCAATACCACCGGTGTTGTGTTGTTCTGCCGAACACGCGAGGCGGCTCGCTTTGTCCAGCCCCAATTTGAGAGACGTGAAGTGGGGAAGCTCTACCTCACCCGCGTCGTTGGACACGTTCCCTGGGAAACGTTTTGCTGCGAACGACCGATCGCGAATGCAAGTGAGCATTTGGGCCACGATACCGCCGGTGCCCGATTCGCCAGCCAAGGTGGACTGCCCGCTCGAACGGAATTTCACGTCGTCGGGCGGCTTGCCGATCAGACGACGCTCTTGCATGCGGTTCCCGTTACAGGGCGAACCAACCAAATCCGCGTTCACCTTTGGTCACTCGGTTTCCCCGTCTTGGGCGACTTGCTTTATCGGCCAGGCGGCGTTTTGGGGAACCAGCAAACTCATTCGCTCCTTGATCCACCGTTGTGCCTGCACGCTCATCGGTTGTCCTTGACCGACCCCAACCTAGGACAGCCGGTACAGTTTGAAAGCCCCAAGCCCGATTGGTGGCAAGAACCCAGGCGATCCCACGCAACGACAGCGCGGGACTACTGCAAATCCGATTCGGCCACAACGACCGCGAATCGGTTCAATCTCTGCCAACAGAACTGCTGA
- the rho gene encoding transcription termination factor Rho, with the protein MVKKKRTSRGRGGSGNGSSGSYGNSSNNSNGGNGKPRVRRRRRGGGGGGGGGSQNGQGPQSNPTGEPADFASDAPLEENVGILELHPNGYGFMRSPENNYSRERSDAFVPGTMIEKFGLRQGVMLKAMVQQARRQQGPRVREILDVDGMEPEKFLDVKDFDSLTAINPEKWLRLECGRKPLTNRVIDLLAPLGRGQRALIVAPPRSGKTVMLQDIAAGMSANHPEVTLIVLLIDERPEEVTDMRRSVHGGEVVASSLDMDVESHVRLSQLVIDRARRLAEMGQDVFLMLDSITRLARAFNKWVGRGGRGGATMTGGLDIKAMDIPKKLFATARAFDEGGSLTIVGTALVDTNSRMDEAIFQEFKGTGNMELVLDRRLADRRVWPSIDISQSGTRREELLHDEETYEAVTMLRRTLSSMHPVDAMEQLTKQLGRFDTNDEFIKLISGAKTSL; encoded by the coding sequence ATGGTGAAAAAAAAGCGTACCAGTCGTGGCCGAGGTGGTTCGGGCAACGGATCTTCTGGCTCTTACGGGAACAGCAGCAACAATAGCAATGGCGGAAATGGCAAGCCGCGTGTCCGCCGCCGCCGCCGTGGCGGTGGTGGTGGAGGAGGAGGCGGGTCGCAAAACGGTCAGGGGCCTCAATCGAATCCAACCGGCGAGCCCGCTGATTTCGCGAGCGATGCGCCTTTGGAAGAGAATGTTGGCATCCTGGAACTGCACCCGAACGGTTACGGCTTCATGCGTAGCCCCGAAAACAACTACTCGCGTGAACGCAGCGATGCGTTCGTTCCCGGTACGATGATTGAAAAGTTTGGACTTCGCCAAGGCGTGATGCTCAAAGCGATGGTTCAACAAGCCCGGCGTCAACAGGGGCCTCGGGTCCGCGAGATTTTGGACGTCGATGGGATGGAGCCAGAGAAGTTCTTGGATGTCAAAGACTTCGATTCGCTGACCGCGATCAACCCCGAAAAATGGCTCCGGCTCGAATGTGGGCGCAAACCGCTGACCAATCGCGTCATCGACTTATTGGCACCGCTCGGCCGCGGCCAGCGGGCATTGATCGTCGCTCCACCAAGAAGCGGAAAAACGGTCATGCTGCAAGATATCGCAGCGGGGATGTCGGCGAATCATCCTGAAGTGACCTTGATCGTTTTGCTGATCGACGAACGCCCCGAAGAGGTCACCGACATGCGCCGAAGCGTGCATGGAGGCGAGGTGGTTGCGAGTAGTTTGGACATGGATGTTGAAAGCCATGTTCGGCTCAGCCAATTGGTCATCGACCGAGCACGCCGCTTGGCCGAGATGGGCCAAGATGTGTTCTTGATGCTCGATTCGATCACTCGTTTGGCGCGGGCTTTTAACAAATGGGTTGGCCGTGGCGGACGTGGTGGCGCAACGATGACCGGCGGTTTGGACATCAAGGCAATGGACATCCCGAAAAAGTTGTTTGCAACCGCCCGTGCATTCGACGAAGGAGGGTCGCTGACCATCGTCGGCACAGCCTTGGTGGATACCAATAGCCGCATGGACGAAGCGATTTTCCAAGAGTTCAAAGGAACGGGGAATATGGAATTGGTCCTCGACCGACGCTTGGCCGACCGACGGGTTTGGCCTTCGATCGACATCAGCCAAAGTGGAACGCGTCGCGAAGAGTTGCTTCATGACGAAGAAACCTACGAAGCAGTCACCATGCTGAGGCGAACGTTGAGCAGCATGCATCCGGTCGATGCGATGGAGCAATTGACGAAACAATTGGGACGTTTCGACACCAACGATGAATTCATCAAGTTGATCAGTGGCGCGAAGACGTCGCTGTAG
- a CDS encoding tetratricopeptide repeat protein, translating to MTRSQINAKNDCNGSRSSRGNPMVVLLLVAVLLGLVSSDLVMSTVVRLGADSLSAQPHSPALETVDRSSSHATPSEQSVSAINSTSNATAKRIESARPHSELVSGSQASDGVAPSRPDETLPPLPAIKPNSSRTLASSRLPHPDSLQQWPGTALEPSLPYTSTTEFKSTCRRLLNQAAHEYRVGAWLSAETSAWSALAYSTEAIQISLRENRQHRGYDVQQRMHASADPVALLQSARTAMFEARDFDQQLNAENPLRIQTVVRSHRSKIFTDVDLQTVSAVQAVEAYLEHARQTFGSLASENWQAAEAMDLLATIYLARNDPATLPSGTALCLRRAALQGQPSNADLASRLGMQLAQVGLFDEARRVLQHSLSIRPDRNTQVSLAGVLRSTGYDQQAAMLESAIAQSNAMNPSSVESVRIPDVVQLSPEEFASISRPIVPEMSSSSDSQVTGRTTARPQAALASARLTQTASIAVASQRQAVTEESSHEATVDEEEPILKHSPIRRTLQSMRKWW from the coding sequence GTGACCCGTAGTCAAATCAACGCCAAAAACGATTGCAACGGCAGCCGTTCCTCTCGTGGCAACCCGATGGTGGTGCTGCTGCTTGTGGCCGTCTTGCTTGGCTTGGTCAGTTCCGATCTGGTGATGTCAACCGTCGTGCGATTGGGCGCGGATTCCCTTTCGGCTCAGCCCCATTCGCCAGCCCTGGAAACGGTCGATCGCTCCTCGTCCCACGCGACGCCCTCGGAACAGAGCGTCTCCGCAATCAACAGTACAAGCAACGCAACGGCCAAGCGGATCGAATCGGCGCGGCCGCATAGCGAACTCGTTTCTGGCTCCCAAGCGAGTGATGGGGTTGCCCCCAGTCGCCCCGATGAGACCTTGCCGCCACTTCCCGCAATCAAACCCAACAGCTCCCGAACCTTAGCGTCATCCCGACTCCCTCATCCCGACTCGCTACAGCAATGGCCCGGCACGGCGCTCGAGCCCTCGCTTCCCTACACCAGCACAACCGAATTCAAATCCACGTGTCGCCGGTTGCTCAATCAAGCGGCCCACGAATACCGAGTGGGAGCATGGTTATCGGCAGAAACGTCCGCTTGGTCGGCACTCGCCTATTCCACCGAAGCGATTCAGATATCACTACGTGAAAACCGCCAGCACCGAGGCTACGACGTACAACAACGAATGCATGCCTCGGCCGATCCGGTTGCCCTCTTACAATCCGCTCGAACGGCCATGTTCGAGGCGCGCGATTTTGACCAACAATTGAATGCCGAGAACCCGCTCCGTATCCAAACGGTTGTTCGATCCCACCGATCGAAAATTTTCACGGACGTCGATTTGCAAACCGTTTCAGCTGTCCAGGCGGTGGAAGCTTATTTGGAGCACGCGAGACAAACGTTCGGCAGCTTGGCGAGCGAGAATTGGCAAGCAGCCGAAGCGATGGACTTGCTTGCCACCATCTATTTAGCTCGCAACGATCCTGCGACGTTGCCGAGCGGTACGGCGCTGTGTTTGCGCCGAGCGGCACTTCAGGGCCAACCTTCCAATGCCGACCTGGCATCACGACTCGGTATGCAACTTGCCCAAGTCGGGTTGTTCGATGAGGCGCGCCGCGTCCTTCAACACTCGTTGTCAATTCGCCCCGATCGGAACACGCAAGTATCGCTCGCCGGCGTTTTGCGATCGACCGGTTATGACCAACAGGCCGCAATGCTCGAAAGTGCAATCGCTCAGTCCAACGCGATGAACCCTTCCTCCGTCGAGTCGGTCCGCATCCCGGACGTGGTGCAATTGTCACCCGAAGAATTCGCTTCGATTTCTCGCCCCATCGTTCCCGAAATGTCATCGAGTTCAGACAGCCAAGTCACAGGGCGGACAACGGCCAGACCGCAGGCCGCTTTGGCATCAGCGCGATTGACGCAAACAGCGTCCATCGCCGTAGCGTCGCAGCGACAAGCGGTCACCGAAGAGAGCTCCCACGAAGCGACCGTGGACGAAGAAGAACCGATCTTAAAACATTCGCCGATTCGCCGAACCCTGCAATCGATGCGAAAATGGTGGTAG